The following are from one region of the Marinomonas sp. CT5 genome:
- the ndk gene encoding nucleoside-diphosphate kinase: MALERTLSIIKPDAVAKNVIGEIYTRFERAGFKIVEAKMIQLDDELAGGFYAEHKERPFYKDLVAFMTSGPVVVSVLEGEGAVLRHRELMGATNPKEAAAGTLRADYATSIDANAVHGSDSVESAAREIAYFFGK; this comes from the coding sequence ATGGCGTTAGAACGCACTCTATCTATCATCAAGCCTGATGCTGTTGCGAAAAACGTAATTGGCGAAATCTACACTCGTTTTGAACGTGCTGGTTTCAAAATCGTTGAAGCTAAAATGATTCAACTAGACGACGAATTGGCTGGTGGTTTCTACGCTGAGCACAAAGAGCGTCCTTTCTATAAAGATTTGGTTGCTTTCATGACTTCTGGTCCTGTTGTTGTTTCTGTTCTTGAAGGTGAAGGCGCTGTTCTTCGTCATCGTGAACTAATGGGTGCTACTAACCCTAAAGAAGCCGCTGCTGGTACTTTGCGTGCTGATTACGCGACTTCTATCGATGCGAACGCTGTTCACGGTTCTGATTCTGTTGAATCTGCAGCGCGTGAAATTGCTTACTTCTTCGGTAAGTAA
- a CDS encoding SufE family protein, protein MALPSTEEIIDDLSFFDDWEDKYKYIIDLGKSLPEFDESWRTPERLVKGCQSSVWIQPGSEQDPAKGEVLTFSVDSDAIIVRGLLGLVLAALDHKTPQEILDFDITAYFEELDLERHLSPTRGNGLRSIVSRIKGIAQAAV, encoded by the coding sequence ATGGCTTTACCTAGTACTGAAGAGATCATAGATGACCTGTCGTTTTTTGACGACTGGGAAGACAAGTACAAATACATTATTGATCTAGGTAAATCGTTGCCTGAATTTGATGAATCTTGGCGCACACCTGAGCGTTTGGTGAAAGGTTGTCAGAGCAGTGTGTGGATTCAGCCAGGAAGTGAGCAAGATCCCGCTAAAGGGGAAGTGCTGACATTTTCTGTAGACAGTGATGCCATTATTGTTCGTGGTTTGCTTGGTTTAGTGTTGGCTGCTTTAGACCATAAAACCCCACAAGAAATTTTGGATTTTGATATTACGGCTTATTTTGAAGAGCTAGACCTTGAGAGACATTTAAGTCCGACTCGTGGCAATGGTTTGCGTTCAATTGTCAGCCGCATTAAAGGCATTGCACAAGCAGCCGTTTAA
- the rlmN gene encoding 23S rRNA (adenine(2503)-C(2))-methyltransferase RlmN — protein sequence MTDTKKVNLLGLSPEKLIEFFESIGEKKFRATQVIKWIHQKGAESFEEMTDVSKALRAKLEQICEIRAPEVVSQNISSDGTRKWIIRTEGGKNDCVETVLIPDGDRATLCVSSQVGCSLDCSFCSTGKQGFNRNLTPAEIIGQVWIAIKSFGPMDPNGPRRVTNVVMMGMGEPLMNFEPVVDAMILMMHDHAYGLSKRRVTLSTSGVVPKIYELVKRTDVSLAISLHAPNDALRNELVPINKKYPIAELLEACQFYLANLPDKRHITIEYTLMSGVNDNEEQAHELAKLLKDLECKINLIPFNPFPHSGYDKPSNNRTRRFQKILADAGYTVTVRTTRGDDIDAACGQLVGDFHDKTRRSQKYIELREVNN from the coding sequence ATGACTGACACCAAAAAAGTAAATCTTCTGGGTTTGTCCCCAGAAAAACTGATTGAATTCTTTGAATCCATTGGCGAGAAAAAATTTCGCGCTACTCAAGTGATTAAATGGATTCATCAAAAAGGAGCGGAAAGCTTTGAAGAGATGACGGATGTCAGTAAAGCGCTGCGTGCAAAATTAGAGCAGATTTGTGAGATCCGTGCTCCTGAGGTGGTGTCGCAGAATATTTCTTCTGATGGAACGCGTAAGTGGATCATTCGAACTGAAGGTGGCAAGAACGATTGCGTTGAAACCGTTTTGATTCCTGATGGTGATCGAGCCACTTTATGCGTTTCTTCGCAAGTGGGTTGCTCTTTGGATTGCAGCTTTTGCTCGACTGGTAAGCAAGGCTTTAATCGAAACCTAACTCCTGCTGAAATTATTGGTCAGGTTTGGATCGCGATTAAATCTTTTGGTCCTATGGATCCTAATGGTCCTCGTCGTGTGACCAATGTGGTTATGATGGGGATGGGCGAGCCGTTGATGAACTTTGAGCCTGTCGTTGATGCCATGATTCTGATGATGCATGATCACGCTTATGGTCTATCTAAACGCCGTGTTACTTTAAGTACATCAGGTGTGGTGCCAAAAATATATGAGCTAGTTAAACGTACGGATGTTTCTCTGGCTATTTCATTGCATGCTCCTAATGATGCATTGCGTAATGAACTTGTACCGATTAATAAAAAATATCCGATTGCGGAACTGCTTGAAGCTTGTCAGTTTTACTTGGCAAACCTACCTGATAAGCGTCATATCACCATTGAATACACCTTGATGTCTGGGGTGAATGATAATGAAGAGCAAGCCCATGAATTGGCTAAGCTTCTTAAAGACTTAGAATGCAAGATTAACTTGATTCCGTTTAACCCATTCCCTCATTCGGGGTACGACAAACCGTCGAATAATCGTACTCGACGCTTTCAGAAAATTTTAGCCGATGCTGGCTATACGGTGACCGTTCGTACCACTCGAGGTGATGATATCGATGCGGCTTGTGGACAATTGGTTGGAGACTTCCACGATAAAACGCGCCGTAGTCAAAAATACATAGAATTGCGTGAAGTGAATAATTAA
- a CDS encoding RodZ domain-containing protein gives MTTELQTDASETKPTVETINIGKRLRAKRLELEFDERYVATELKIPIDQVRALEANNFSYFRSVTFARGFLKSYCRLLEIDHSEILHAFDAERSGAESTIKPVDKVNKQTHLGDPIVIFTSIVIVAVLVFLVFWWPSQVNETVSSDDTQNEVNAENTIVSKDTDTSEEPVVAESSDATSAEDNADLKTNQTADPVSEQTAEVISPKDNQTADDGSVVTGLSAETMAILEEAGVNPEEVVKATAEMPDEPALPVTPSYSDDIEIAFDADCWAEIRDSTGKILFSGVKTAGSKLALTGKAPYRVVLGYAKGVSSLKYKGKTFDFSPFIRKDLARFELK, from the coding sequence ATGACAACTGAACTTCAAACGGATGCTTCTGAAACTAAACCAACGGTAGAAACAATTAATATAGGCAAGAGATTAAGAGCCAAAAGATTAGAGCTAGAGTTTGATGAAAGATATGTCGCCACCGAACTAAAAATCCCTATTGATCAAGTACGGGCGCTTGAAGCTAATAACTTTAGTTATTTTCGCTCTGTGACTTTTGCTCGTGGTTTTCTTAAAAGTTATTGTCGTTTACTTGAAATTGATCATTCCGAAATACTCCATGCCTTTGATGCGGAACGATCTGGTGCTGAATCGACCATAAAGCCTGTTGATAAAGTGAATAAGCAAACCCATTTGGGTGATCCGATTGTTATTTTCACTTCTATCGTTATTGTTGCTGTTTTAGTTTTTTTGGTTTTTTGGTGGCCTTCGCAAGTAAATGAAACCGTTTCGTCTGATGACACTCAAAATGAAGTGAATGCTGAGAATACGATAGTATCAAAAGATACTGACACCTCTGAAGAGCCTGTAGTCGCTGAATCAAGTGATGCGACTTCCGCTGAAGATAATGCTGATCTCAAAACTAACCAAACGGCTGACCCTGTCTCTGAGCAAACAGCGGAAGTAATTAGCCCTAAAGATAATCAAACTGCAGATGATGGCAGTGTTGTAACAGGGCTTTCTGCAGAAACCATGGCGATTTTGGAAGAAGCAGGAGTTAACCCTGAAGAAGTGGTAAAGGCAACGGCTGAAATGCCTGATGAGCCCGCTTTACCGGTAACGCCAAGCTATTCTGATGATATTGAAATCGCTTTTGATGCAGATTGTTGGGCTGAAATACGGGATTCAACTGGTAAAATTCTATTTTCAGGCGTGAAAACAGCGGGTAGTAAATTGGCTTTAACTGGCAAAGCGCCGTATCGAGTGGTATTGGGTTACGCTAAAGGCGTGTCATCTTTAAAATACAAAGGTAAAACATTCGATTTTTCCCCTTTCATCCGTAAAGATTTGGCTCGATTTGAGCTCAAGTAG
- a CDS encoding SufS family cysteine desulfurase, whose translation MSFDVAAIREQFPILKRVIDGNPLIYLDNAATTQKPQCVIDSLVDYYTTCNSNVHRGAHRLADEATRRFEDARDIVKGFINAPKREEVIWTTGTTEAINIVANGLGSLLSVGDEVIATQMDHHANLVTWQQACKASGATLKTIPVTDSGELDQAAYDAMLSERTKFVAFPHVSNALGTVNPIKAMTAKAKKFGAWVLVDGAQGAAHGGVDVQDIGCDFYAFSGHKIYGPMGVGVLWGKESVLSTWPVWRTGGEMISIVTLQDATWNVLPYRFEAGTPNVGDAIAMGEAIRWFSALDQEAVAAHEKALLDRATELAQDFEGLSIIGNAKEKIGVLSFVMDQGHPADIGFLLDRQGIAVRTGDHCAQPLMARFNVPGTARASFSIYNTLEEVDALFVALKKVRTMLA comes from the coding sequence ATGAGTTTTGATGTAGCGGCAATCCGCGAGCAATTTCCGATTTTAAAGCGCGTCATTGACGGTAATCCGCTTATTTATCTTGATAATGCCGCGACCACACAAAAACCGCAGTGTGTTATTGATTCCCTGGTGGATTACTACACCACATGTAATTCCAATGTGCATCGTGGCGCACATCGTCTTGCGGATGAGGCGACTCGTCGTTTTGAAGATGCCCGTGATATCGTAAAAGGCTTTATCAATGCGCCAAAGCGTGAAGAGGTGATCTGGACAACTGGTACCACTGAAGCCATTAATATTGTGGCTAACGGTTTGGGGTCTTTGTTGTCTGTGGGTGACGAAGTGATTGCAACGCAAATGGATCATCACGCGAATCTAGTGACTTGGCAGCAAGCTTGTAAAGCGTCTGGCGCGACATTAAAAACCATTCCTGTAACGGATTCTGGTGAGTTAGATCAAGCGGCTTATGACGCTATGCTCAGTGAGCGGACAAAATTCGTAGCCTTTCCTCATGTGTCCAATGCACTTGGAACGGTAAACCCAATTAAAGCCATGACAGCCAAAGCGAAGAAGTTCGGCGCTTGGGTTTTGGTGGATGGTGCTCAAGGCGCTGCTCACGGTGGGGTTGATGTGCAAGACATCGGTTGTGATTTTTATGCGTTTTCTGGGCATAAAATCTATGGGCCAATGGGCGTTGGCGTCTTGTGGGGGAAAGAGTCTGTGTTATCGACTTGGCCTGTATGGCGCACAGGTGGCGAGATGATTTCTATCGTGACTTTGCAAGATGCGACGTGGAATGTATTGCCTTATCGCTTTGAAGCAGGTACGCCAAATGTGGGTGATGCTATTGCGATGGGTGAGGCGATCCGTTGGTTTAGCGCTTTGGATCAAGAGGCTGTGGCGGCGCACGAGAAAGCATTGCTTGATCGTGCAACTGAGCTGGCGCAAGACTTTGAAGGTTTATCCATTATTGGTAACGCCAAAGAGAAAATTGGCGTACTAAGTTTTGTTATGGACCAAGGTCATCCTGCGGATATTGGATTTTTGCTGGATCGTCAGGGGATTGCGGTGCGTACCGGGGATCATTGTGCTCAGCCTTTAATGGCCCGTTTTAATGTTCCTGGAACTGCGCGAGCATCCTTCTCAATCTATAACACATTAGAAGAAGTTGACGCTCTGTTTGTCGCACTCAAAAAAGTGCGAACCATGTTGGCTTAG
- a CDS encoding iron-sulfur cluster assembly accessory protein, whose product MTIATFDPVSSVSLTASAQKYFASKLTKQPGKLIRLSTKESGCTGFSYVLDIVDSAMESDTVLDFGDVTLAVDSQSVSMLKGTEIDLVREGVNEVVKFKNPNVVAECGCGESFSVS is encoded by the coding sequence ATGACGATTGCAACCTTTGATCCTGTCTCTAGCGTGTCTTTAACCGCTTCTGCGCAGAAATACTTTGCTTCAAAATTGACAAAGCAGCCAGGCAAATTGATTCGATTAAGTACCAAAGAAAGTGGCTGTACCGGCTTTTCTTATGTGCTAGATATTGTTGATAGCGCAATGGAAAGTGATACGGTGCTAGATTTTGGTGATGTGACACTTGCTGTAGATTCTCAGTCAGTATCCATGCTAAAAGGAACCGAAATTGACCTAGTGCGCGAAGGCGTTAACGAAGTTGTGAAGTTTAAAAACCCTAACGTTGTAGCGGAATGTGGCTGTGGCGAAAGCTTTAGTGTGAGTTAA
- the sufC gene encoding Fe-S cluster assembly ATPase SufC, which translates to MSNTKNLLTIKDLHASVEEKQIIKGLDLEIKPGEVHAIMGPNGAGKSTLGYVLSGRDGYSVESGSVTLDGEDLLDMETEDRARAGLFLAFQYPVEIPGVSNLEFLKAAVDAQREARGEEAISSADFLKEAKAACKQVNLPVAFLKRGVNEGFSGGEKKRNELMQMLLLKPKLCILDETDSGLDIDALQVVAEGVNSQRSADRSFIVVTHYQRLLDYIKPDFVHVLSDGKIVKSGDASLALELEAQGYSWLQKEPAEDELEG; encoded by the coding sequence ATGTCTAACACGAAAAACTTGTTGACGATAAAAGATTTGCACGCCAGCGTTGAAGAGAAACAAATCATCAAAGGCTTGGATTTAGAAATTAAACCAGGTGAAGTACACGCTATCATGGGGCCAAATGGTGCCGGTAAAAGTACGCTAGGTTATGTTTTGTCTGGTCGAGATGGCTACAGCGTAGAAAGTGGTAGTGTAACACTTGATGGTGAAGACCTATTAGACATGGAAACTGAAGACCGTGCTCGTGCAGGTCTGTTCCTTGCTTTTCAATACCCTGTAGAAATTCCTGGTGTAAGCAATTTGGAGTTTTTGAAAGCGGCTGTTGATGCTCAGCGTGAAGCTCGTGGCGAAGAGGCCATTTCTTCAGCTGATTTCTTGAAAGAAGCGAAAGCGGCTTGTAAGCAAGTTAATCTTCCGGTGGCTTTCTTAAAGCGTGGTGTTAATGAAGGCTTTTCTGGTGGTGAGAAAAAGCGCAACGAATTAATGCAAATGCTATTGCTTAAGCCAAAGCTTTGTATCCTAGATGAAACTGACTCTGGTTTGGATATTGATGCGCTACAAGTGGTTGCGGAAGGTGTAAATAGCCAGCGCTCTGCCGATCGTAGCTTTATCGTAGTGACTCACTACCAACGTCTTTTAGATTACATCAAACCTGATTTTGTACACGTACTATCTGACGGTAAAATTGTTAAGAGTGGTGATGCTTCTCTTGCGCTTGAGTTAGAAGCTCAAGGTTATTCTTGGTTGCAAAAAGAGCCAGCTGAAGACGAACTTGAGGGGTAA
- the sufD gene encoding Fe-S cluster assembly protein SufD — MSEWLESAIARAQGINDWLAPKRAHALEVLANTKWPTRKTEAWRYTPLRPVDRSQAKPASGMTDLSPLAIDNLSAIELVFVNGQFDKTQLPATLPEGLSVCLGADLGSAEQADVLSVFSTIKPERHIFGLVNDALAQDVVVVTVAEGIEVAQPIRISSLLSQGAESHTRVQVALAEGAKLTVIEDIQAQGESLNTAFVEYNIAANARLEHYRFALQTGSNVAVGGSHFNLHDHAKMTSTIVGFGSELSRLDTDIIHAGEFADAKLNAMYLLDGKELFDLHATVEHAMPNGKTEENVRCIVADRARAIFNGRIHIHRDAQKTLAELNNRNLLLSDKAEINTKPELEIYADDVKCAHGATVAQIDKQALYYLQTRGVSRAKAQVMLNFGFINELIDLMPNAALAEWIRPIIRERFAQMEVK; from the coding sequence ATGAGTGAATGGTTAGAAAGCGCCATTGCTCGAGCGCAAGGTATTAATGACTGGCTTGCTCCAAAGCGAGCTCATGCACTTGAAGTATTGGCAAATACTAAATGGCCAACACGCAAAACCGAAGCTTGGCGCTATACGCCGCTGCGTCCTGTAGATCGTTCTCAAGCCAAGCCAGCAAGTGGTATGACGGATTTATCGCCGCTTGCCATTGATAATTTATCAGCGATTGAACTGGTCTTTGTAAATGGCCAGTTTGATAAAACGCAATTGCCAGCCACGTTACCTGAAGGTTTGTCTGTTTGTTTGGGGGCTGACCTAGGCTCAGCAGAACAAGCGGATGTACTTAGTGTCTTTTCAACGATTAAACCAGAGCGTCATATTTTTGGTTTGGTCAACGATGCCTTGGCCCAAGACGTTGTTGTGGTCACAGTCGCTGAAGGGATTGAGGTTGCTCAGCCGATTCGTATTAGTTCTCTATTGAGTCAAGGTGCAGAGTCTCATACGCGTGTACAAGTTGCGTTAGCTGAAGGTGCTAAATTAACTGTCATAGAAGACATTCAGGCTCAAGGCGAGAGTTTGAATACCGCCTTTGTTGAATACAATATTGCGGCTAATGCTCGACTAGAACATTATCGTTTTGCTTTGCAAACTGGCTCTAATGTGGCCGTTGGCGGCAGTCACTTTAATTTGCATGACCATGCGAAAATGACCAGTACGATTGTAGGCTTTGGTAGTGAGCTGTCTCGCTTAGATACAGACATTATTCACGCTGGTGAATTTGCTGATGCCAAGCTTAATGCGATGTATTTGTTGGATGGCAAAGAGCTGTTTGATCTGCATGCAACGGTTGAACATGCTATGCCAAATGGCAAAACTGAAGAAAACGTTCGTTGTATTGTTGCGGATCGTGCTCGCGCTATTTTTAATGGCCGTATTCATATCCATCGTGATGCTCAGAAGACATTGGCAGAATTGAATAACCGTAATTTGTTGTTATCAGACAAAGCCGAAATCAATACTAAACCAGAGCTCGAAATATACGCGGATGATGTTAAGTGTGCCCATGGCGCAACGGTTGCTCAAATTGATAAGCAGGCTTTGTACTATCTACAAACCCGTGGCGTTAGTCGTGCAAAAGCGCAAGTGATGCTTAACTTTGGCTTTATAAATGAGCTGATTGATTTAATGCCAAATGCGGCGTTAGCGGAATGGATTCGTCCTATTATCCGCGAGCGTTTTGCGCAGATGGAAGTGAAATAA
- the sufT gene encoding putative Fe-S cluster assembly protein SufT codes for MQKMVVTQRSCPARRVPSGEPVSIPEGQFITINQSLGGNYTVTWQGNMLRIDGTDAEAIGQQPEVLDFEDLGTGEISEEQVWQALDTIYDPEIPISLVSLGLVYKVSLDQENKTVLIDMTLTAPGCGMGPVLVGDVKYRVAKVPNVDSVKVDLVFDPPWSREMMSEEAQLEAGLFF; via the coding sequence ATGCAAAAAATGGTAGTAACACAGCGATCTTGTCCTGCTCGACGAGTGCCAAGTGGCGAACCAGTTAGTATCCCTGAAGGTCAGTTTATTACTATCAATCAGAGTCTAGGGGGTAATTATACTGTTACCTGGCAAGGCAATATGCTGCGTATAGATGGAACCGACGCAGAAGCCATTGGCCAGCAGCCTGAAGTATTAGATTTCGAAGACTTGGGTACTGGAGAAATCAGTGAAGAGCAAGTTTGGCAGGCTCTAGATACCATTTATGACCCAGAGATTCCGATAAGTTTGGTGTCATTAGGTTTGGTCTACAAGGTGTCGTTAGACCAAGAGAATAAGACAGTTTTGATCGATATGACTTTGACCGCGCCAGGTTGTGGTATGGGGCCTGTGTTAGTTGGTGATGTAAAATACCGAGTAGCAAAGGTGCCGAATGTGGATTCAGTCAAAGTGGATCTAGTGTTTGATCCACCTTGGTCACGAGAGATGATGAGTGAAGAAGCTCAATTGGAAGCGGGTCTTTTCTTTTAG
- a CDS encoding IscS subfamily cysteine desulfurase, producing MNTPVYLDNSATTPVDPRVAEKMMACLTQDGNFGNPASRSHLFGWRAEEAVEEARLQVASLIKADSREIVWTSGATEANNLALKGVAHSYRQKGRHIITSMIEHKAVLDPCKQLEKEGFEVTYLQPDSHGVISPSQVEEALREDTILVSLMHGNNELGVLTDIAAIGELTRSRGVFLHVDAAQTTGKVEIDVNAMKVDLMSLTAHKTYGPKGIGALFVRRSPKVKLEAQIHGGGHERGMRSGTLATHQIVGMGEAFRLAAEEMVQDCARIQSLRERLWSSLSEMTGVHLNGDSDNRVAGVINVGFSDVDGEVLLMSLSDIAVSSGSACTSASLEPSYVLRAIGLEDSLAHSSLRLSVGRFTSEEEVDFAAETIKNAVTRLRAVA from the coding sequence ATGAACACCCCGGTTTACCTAGATAATTCTGCTACCACACCAGTCGATCCAAGAGTGGCTGAGAAAATGATGGCGTGCTTAACGCAGGATGGTAACTTTGGAAACCCTGCTTCACGTTCACATTTATTTGGCTGGCGTGCCGAAGAGGCGGTGGAAGAAGCTAGGTTGCAGGTGGCAAGTTTAATTAAAGCGGATTCTCGTGAGATCGTTTGGACATCCGGTGCAACAGAGGCTAACAACTTGGCTTTAAAAGGTGTGGCGCACTCTTATCGTCAAAAAGGTCGCCATATTATTACGTCAATGATTGAGCATAAGGCTGTGTTGGACCCTTGTAAGCAGCTTGAAAAAGAAGGCTTTGAGGTGACGTATTTACAGCCTGATTCGCATGGTGTTATATCTCCTAGCCAAGTTGAGGAAGCGCTTCGAGAAGACACTATTTTAGTCTCTTTGATGCATGGCAATAATGAGCTTGGTGTGCTGACAGATATTGCAGCGATTGGTGAGTTGACTCGTTCACGTGGTGTTTTTTTGCATGTTGATGCGGCTCAGACCACGGGGAAAGTTGAGATTGATGTAAATGCCATGAAAGTGGATTTAATGTCTCTTACAGCCCACAAAACCTATGGACCAAAAGGAATTGGGGCTTTGTTTGTGCGTCGTTCACCAAAAGTAAAATTGGAAGCACAGATTCATGGCGGTGGGCATGAGCGCGGTATGCGCTCTGGTACACTGGCAACACATCAAATTGTTGGTATGGGCGAAGCATTTCGTCTGGCAGCGGAAGAAATGGTGCAAGATTGTGCTCGGATCCAATCATTGCGCGAGCGTTTATGGTCATCATTGAGTGAAATGACTGGGGTGCACCTAAATGGTGATTCAGATAATCGAGTGGCTGGCGTCATAAATGTCGGCTTTTCTGATGTAGATGGTGAAGTGTTGCTGATGTCTTTGAGTGACATTGCGGTTTCTTCAGGTTCGGCTTGTACGTCAGCAAGCTTAGAGCCCTCTTATGTTTTGCGTGCCATTGGTTTGGAAGATAGTTTAGCGCACAGTTCTTTGCGTCTTTCTGTCGGGCGCTTTACCAGCGAAGAAGAGGTAGACTTTGCCGCTGAAACCATTAAAAACGCAGTAACTCGTCTTCGAGCAGTGGCATAA
- the sufB gene encoding Fe-S cluster assembly protein SufB: MTEQIDKALAREYEAGFVSDVESETFEPGLNEDVIRRISGMKGEPEWMLEWRLSAFREWLEMEEPDWALVDYPKIDFQSISYYSAPKSMKDKPKSLDEVDPELLRTYEKLGIPLIEQQMLAGVAVDAVFDSVSVVTTFREKLEEAGVIFCPISEAVHKYPDLVKKYIGSVVPKKDNYYAALNCAVFTDGSFVYIPKGTRCPMELSTYFRINEQNTGQFERTLIVADEGSHVSYLEGCTAPQRDENQLHAAVVELVALDNAEIKYSTVQNWYPGDENGKGGIYNFVTKRGICHTNAKISWTQVETGSSVTWKYPSCILKGDNSVGEFYSVALTRGRQQADTGTKMIHIGKNTKSTIISKGISAGRSNNSYRGLVRMNPGAEGARNFTQCDSLLIGDQCGAHTFPYVESRNPSAIVEHEATTSKVSDEQMFLCRQRGLDPEKAVSMIVNGFCKEVFKELPMEFAVEAGKLLEISLEGSVG, encoded by the coding sequence AAAGGTGAGCCTGAATGGATGCTCGAATGGCGCCTAAGTGCATTTCGTGAATGGTTAGAAATGGAAGAACCTGATTGGGCTTTGGTGGATTATCCCAAAATAGACTTTCAGTCTATTTCGTACTATTCAGCACCAAAGAGTATGAAGGACAAACCTAAATCCTTAGATGAAGTTGATCCTGAGTTACTGCGTACTTATGAGAAACTTGGTATCCCTCTCATTGAACAACAAATGTTGGCGGGTGTTGCCGTTGACGCTGTATTTGATTCAGTTTCTGTTGTCACAACATTTCGTGAAAAGCTTGAAGAAGCGGGCGTGATTTTCTGCCCTATATCTGAAGCGGTTCACAAATACCCTGATCTTGTTAAAAAATATATTGGCAGTGTGGTCCCTAAAAAAGACAACTATTACGCCGCTTTGAACTGCGCTGTATTTACGGATGGTTCTTTTGTCTACATTCCTAAAGGCACTCGTTGTCCAATGGAGTTGTCGACGTATTTCCGTATTAATGAACAAAATACTGGCCAATTTGAGCGAACCTTGATTGTCGCAGATGAAGGCAGTCACGTTAGCTACCTTGAAGGTTGTACGGCACCGCAACGTGACGAAAACCAGTTACACGCTGCCGTTGTTGAATTGGTTGCTTTAGACAACGCCGAAATTAAATACTCTACCGTGCAAAACTGGTATCCGGGCGATGAAAATGGCAAAGGCGGTATTTACAACTTTGTGACCAAGCGTGGTATTTGTCATACCAATGCCAAGATTTCTTGGACTCAAGTTGAGACTGGCTCATCTGTCACTTGGAAATACCCAAGCTGTATTTTGAAAGGTGACAATAGTGTGGGTGAGTTCTACTCTGTTGCCCTGACTCGTGGCCGTCAGCAAGCTGATACAGGCACCAAGATGATCCACATTGGTAAAAACACCAAATCTACCATCATTTCAAAAGGTATTTCAGCAGGCAGAAGTAACAACAGTTACCGTGGGCTTGTTCGTATGAACCCAGGTGCTGAAGGTGCTCGTAACTTCACTCAATGTGATTCCTTGTTGATTGGGGATCAGTGCGGAGCACACACTTTCCCTTACGTAGAAAGTCGCAATCCATCGGCTATTGTTGAGCACGAAGCAACCACCTCTAAAGTCAGCGATGAACAGATGTTTTTATGTCGTCAGCGTGGTCTTGACCCTGAAAAAGCGGTATCCATGATAGTGAACGGCTTCTGTAAGGAAGTGTTTAAAGAATTACCAATGGAATTTGCCGTTGAAGCTGGCAAGTTACTAGAAATAAGCCTTGAAGGCTCAGTAGGTTAA